In one window of Armatimonadota bacterium DNA:
- a CDS encoding iron chelate uptake ABC transporter family permease subunit, which produces MTAGDDGEKTNGTGLPHTHIVRRLVVTCAVLCVILAGAGAAAVSLGPYPIRLRDLWAAVMGQAPANVATILMTVRLPRIALGALVGCSLSVAGGAFQGMLMNPLADPYLIGVSSGAALGASLAIVLNVSGAGGFGVPLAAFLFALATMVLVYRLAQIRGKIPVESFILAGVVVGSFMWALVTVIMALAGKSLSEVVFWLMGNLFVEGWGPVGIVLGATVVGMVGLYAFARELNLLALGEESAQQLGVDVERLKRLVIVFGSLLTAAAVSFSGIIGFVGLIMPHIARRIVGPDHRVLLPAAGLIGASFLVLADTVARVAGPWELPVGVITSLLGAPFFLYLLRTRTRG; this is translated from the coding sequence ATGACCGCCGGTGATGACGGCGAGAAGACAAACGGAACCGGATTGCCCCACACCCACATCGTGCGGCGGCTGGTGGTCACGTGCGCGGTGCTGTGCGTCATCCTGGCGGGCGCGGGGGCGGCGGCGGTGAGCCTGGGGCCGTATCCGATCCGGCTGCGCGACCTGTGGGCCGCGGTGATGGGACAGGCGCCCGCGAACGTCGCCACGATTCTGATGACGGTGCGGCTGCCGCGCATCGCGCTCGGCGCGCTGGTCGGGTGCTCGCTGTCGGTGGCGGGCGGGGCGTTCCAGGGGATGCTGATGAACCCGCTGGCGGACCCGTATCTCATCGGCGTGTCCTCCGGCGCGGCGCTCGGCGCGAGCCTGGCGATTGTGCTCAACGTCTCCGGCGCGGGCGGGTTCGGGGTGCCGCTGGCGGCGTTTCTGTTCGCGCTGGCGACGATGGTGCTGGTGTACCGCCTGGCGCAGATACGCGGGAAGATCCCGGTCGAGAGCTTCATCCTCGCCGGGGTCGTCGTGGGCAGTTTCATGTGGGCGCTGGTGACGGTGATCATGGCGCTCGCGGGCAAGAGCCTGTCGGAAGTTGTGTTCTGGCTCATGGGCAACCTGTTCGTCGAGGGCTGGGGGCCGGTGGGGATCGTGCTCGGCGCGACGGTGGTGGGGATGGTCGGGCTCTACGCGTTCGCGCGCGAGCTGAACCTGCTTGCGCTGGGGGAGGAATCCGCGCAGCAGCTTGGCGTTGACGTCGAGCGGCTGAAGCGGCTGGTCATCGTGTTCGGGTCGCTGCTGACGGCGGCGGCGGTGTCATTCAGCGGAATCATCGGCTTCGTCGGGCTCATCATGCCGCATATCGCGCGCAGAATCGTCGGGCCGGATCACCGCGTGCTGCTGCCGGCGGCGGGATTGATCGGCGCGAGCTTCCTGGTGCTCGCGGACACGGTGGCGCGCGTCGCGGGGCCGTGGGAACTGCCGGTGGGTGTCATCACCTCGCTGCTCGGCGCGCCGTTCTTCCTGTATCTGCTGCGGACGCGCACGCGGGGGTGA
- a CDS encoding glycosyltransferase family 4 protein codes for MRVYQFITPSQIGGAEVHVLTLSRKLIERGHRVTVVCPRGRALTQELRQRGFDVWAPRTTGKLDPVTLQRLAGRLRRDRADVLHTHLSTASLIGSFAARLAGVPAVATVHGLNSRTCFMHARRIIAVSHAVRRHLAAQSVPGERISVIYNGIELARYRDAPDPRLQRAVLGVVDGEMLIGAVGRLGPEKGHSYLIEAAAILVQRESLPVRMVIVGGGKSRHALEQVARRCGVADRVIFAGFQRDVMPYESALDVFCLPSLKEGLSLSALEAMALSKPVVASRVGGTPEVVADGETGLLVEPANPAALAQALSELIRDPQRARAMGQAGRARVERLFDLETVVGQIEDVYRELAGG; via the coding sequence GTGCGAGTATATCAATTCATCACGCCCTCTCAGATCGGCGGCGCCGAGGTGCACGTGCTGACCTTGTCGCGCAAGCTCATTGAGCGCGGCCACCGGGTGACCGTCGTCTGCCCGCGCGGCCGCGCGCTGACGCAGGAGCTGCGCCAGCGGGGGTTCGACGTGTGGGCGCCGCGGACGACCGGCAAGCTCGACCCGGTGACACTCCAGCGCCTCGCAGGGCGCCTGCGGCGCGACCGGGCGGACGTGCTGCACACGCATCTGTCAACCGCGAGTCTCATCGGCAGCTTTGCCGCCCGGCTCGCCGGCGTGCCGGCCGTGGCCACCGTGCATGGGCTCAACAGCCGCACCTGCTTCATGCACGCGCGGCGGATCATCGCCGTGTCGCACGCCGTGCGCCGGCACCTGGCTGCGCAGAGCGTCCCCGGGGAGCGCATCAGCGTCATCTACAACGGCATCGAGTTGGCGCGCTATCGGGATGCGCCCGATCCGCGGCTGCAGCGCGCCGTGCTGGGGGTCGTGGACGGCGAAATGCTGATCGGGGCCGTCGGCCGCCTGGGGCCGGAGAAGGGGCATTCCTACCTCATCGAGGCCGCGGCCATTCTGGTGCAGCGCGAATCCCTGCCCGTGCGCATGGTCATCGTCGGCGGCGGCAAGAGCCGCCACGCGCTGGAGCAGGTGGCGCGGCGGTGCGGGGTCGCCGATCGCGTCATCTTCGCCGGGTTCCAGCGCGATGTCATGCCGTACGAATCCGCACTCGACGTATTCTGCCTGCCGTCGCTCAAGGAAGGGCTGTCGCTGTCCGCCCTGGAGGCGATGGCTCTCAGCAAGCCGGTGGTGGCGTCGCGAGTCGGGGGCACGCCGGAGGTTGTGGCCGACGGGGAAACCGGGCTGCTCGTGGAGCCGGCGAACCCGGCGGCATTGGCGCAGGCGTTGTCCGAGCTGATCCGCGACCCGCAGCGCGCGCGGGCCATGGGTCAGGCCGGTCGTGCGCGCGTCGAGCGGCTGTTCGATCTCGAAACCGTGGTCGGGCAGATCGAGGATGTGTATCGGGAGTTGGCGGGGGGATGA
- a CDS encoding polysaccharide deacetylase family protein, producing the protein MELLSRLLRSRQHDAADGLPVLLYHKIAEYAPGAAVKSHYVSPALFRAHMAFLHRGGYRTVGVDEILRYMRGEAVDVERPIAITFDDGYDCVCHNALPALREFGFGAIVFVLAGFIGGVNDWEPERPAVVEPMLTAEHVVEMTAAGVEFGSHAMTHTRLSQLGDSDLRGEMADSKRMLEDIIGSEVTAVSYPFGDQDDRVRAFAAQAGYTAGFTVERGVNRAGGDPFAIKRLNIRRHNYVPLFARKLRRAYANAARRD; encoded by the coding sequence GTGGAACTGCTGTCACGATTGCTCCGCAGCCGCCAGCACGACGCGGCCGACGGCCTCCCCGTCCTGCTCTATCACAAGATCGCGGAGTACGCTCCGGGCGCCGCGGTCAAGAGCCACTACGTCTCCCCGGCGCTGTTCCGCGCGCACATGGCCTTCCTGCACCGCGGCGGCTATCGGACCGTCGGCGTGGACGAGATACTGCGCTACATGCGCGGCGAGGCGGTGGATGTTGAACGTCCGATCGCCATCACCTTCGACGACGGCTATGATTGCGTGTGCCATAACGCCTTGCCCGCGCTCCGGGAGTTCGGCTTCGGCGCGATCGTGTTCGTGCTCGCGGGATTCATCGGCGGGGTCAACGACTGGGAGCCGGAGCGCCCCGCCGTCGTCGAGCCGATGCTGACGGCGGAGCATGTAGTCGAGATGACGGCGGCGGGCGTCGAGTTCGGCTCCCATGCGATGACCCACACCCGGCTCAGCCAGTTGGGGGACAGCGATTTGCGCGGCGAGATGGCGGATTCGAAGAGGATGCTCGAAGACATCATCGGGAGCGAAGTGACGGCGGTGTCGTATCCGTTCGGCGATCAGGACGACAGAGTGCGGGCGTTCGCAGCGCAGGCGGGATACACCGCTGGGTTCACCGTGGAGCGTGGGGTCAACCGTGCCGGCGGTGATCCCTTCGCCATCAAACGCCTCAACATCCGGCGTCACAATTACGTGCCGTTGTTCGCGCGCAAGCTGCGCCGCGCCTACGCGAACGCGGCGCGGCGGGACTGA
- a CDS encoding glycyl-radical enzyme activating protein yields MTTGLIFDIQRFCLHDGPGIRTTVFFKGCSLRCRWCHNPESIARQPEMYFWPERCLKCGACAQACPRGAIRLDGARRVLRRLCDACGECARVCPGTALEVIGRAMTADEVLAVVLRDEPFYRTSGGGVTLSGGEPLAQPDFALELMAACRAHGLHVTLDTAGNVRDDVFGAAAAAADLILLDVKHPDPEAHRRFTGVSNERALRNLAFLARSGRRFIVRVPVVPGFNDSPETLLALARLAAESGAAELNLLPYHPLGESKRRRLGRTTGWPVREVMKRDSLREICEEASRLLRTTIGG; encoded by the coding sequence ATGACCACCGGACTGATCTTCGATATCCAGCGATTCTGCCTCCACGATGGGCCGGGCATCCGCACCACGGTGTTCTTCAAGGGCTGCTCCCTGCGCTGCCGCTGGTGCCACAATCCGGAGTCCATTGCGCGGCAGCCGGAGATGTACTTCTGGCCGGAGCGCTGTCTGAAGTGCGGGGCGTGCGCGCAGGCGTGCCCGCGCGGCGCGATACGCCTCGACGGAGCCCGCCGCGTCCTGCGCCGTCTGTGCGATGCCTGCGGCGAGTGCGCTCGCGTCTGCCCGGGCACCGCCCTCGAGGTCATCGGGCGGGCCATGACGGCGGACGAAGTGCTCGCGGTCGTGCTGCGCGACGAACCGTTCTATCGCACTTCCGGCGGCGGCGTCACCCTCTCCGGCGGGGAGCCGCTCGCCCAGCCCGACTTCGCGCTGGAACTGATGGCCGCGTGCCGGGCGCACGGGCTGCACGTGACGCTCGATACCGCCGGCAATGTTAGGGATGACGTTTTCGGAGCCGCGGCGGCAGCGGCCGACCTCATCTTGCTCGACGTCAAGCATCCGGATCCCGAAGCCCATCGCCGCTTCACCGGCGTGTCCAACGAGCGGGCGCTGCGCAACCTCGCCTTCCTGGCGCGCTCGGGGCGCCGGTTCATCGTACGCGTCCCCGTCGTCCCCGGGTTCAATGACTCTCCCGAGACGCTGCTCGCCCTGGCGCGCCTCGCGGCGGAGAGCGGCGCAGCGGAGCTGAACCTGCTCCCCTATCATCCGTTGGGCGAGTCGAAGAGGCGCCGACTCGGCCGCACGACCGGGTGGCCCGTGCGGGAAGTAATGAAGCGCGATTCGCTCCGCGAGATATGCGAGGAAGCCTCCCGCTTGCTCCGAACGACCATCGGCGGCTAG
- a CDS encoding zinc ribbon domain-containing protein: protein MQAGISWIMLILMSLNLSPQGPPELRAGSFWTYRVEGEGNLTMSILEASPSDAGMMLKVVVSPRPPVSVPIVASFVPQMMVPFQVVLAPDRKSIKAWMDVVGSRDTEVLDLAMPELKVGSRWELAEAGAVTITGVQPEPTITPAGSFPNAVKVSWAIQGQARGTVWIAPGVGFVAVGIGSERDLELTEYGVRPPGAVSGKRITIEFKDTPVMDAIEALIGDAPVSIAFRDIPEDLRVTATIRDASPEEAVMLVCAAAGLEWEDVGRDGGVIRMPPSVSVGGARVPVVGAMSVGSRVSPTAPLATEGPFLTTRLQVPTEARSVFQDLARPTFEGDDKLVDLDVKDAPIREAMTKLSEASGIPIHVAEPVSNELKVTAAIYRMPIGDVLAMIVNQAGLAYTVSYRKPETLTKMRDEGLISGEDYAARKGNPEIHIVPKPELRVTGPGAPGAALTWNRILSQAPSLLYRLQSDDATRAALTILGQGQQTPSVVGVPESGATCTKCGREALAPDWKFCPACGAPSPHPEEPAEEGK, encoded by the coding sequence ATGCAAGCAGGAATCTCGTGGATAATGCTGATACTGATGTCGCTCAACCTGTCACCGCAGGGGCCGCCCGAGCTGCGGGCGGGATCCTTCTGGACCTATCGTGTCGAGGGCGAGGGGAATCTGACGATGTCTATCCTCGAGGCGTCGCCTTCCGACGCGGGAATGATGCTGAAGGTGGTGGTATCCCCCCGCCCCCCGGTGAGCGTTCCGATTGTGGCATCATTCGTCCCTCAGATGATGGTTCCGTTTCAGGTGGTGCTCGCCCCCGATCGGAAGTCCATCAAGGCGTGGATGGACGTTGTTGGTTCGCGGGACACGGAGGTGCTGGATCTCGCCATGCCCGAATTGAAGGTCGGGTCCCGCTGGGAGTTGGCTGAAGCGGGTGCCGTAACCATCACCGGCGTGCAGCCGGAACCCACGATCACGCCGGCGGGCAGCTTCCCCAATGCCGTGAAGGTTTCATGGGCCATTCAAGGCCAAGCCCGAGGCACGGTATGGATTGCTCCCGGCGTGGGTTTCGTGGCCGTCGGCATCGGGAGCGAAAGGGACTTGGAACTGACGGAGTACGGGGTACGACCGCCAGGGGCCGTCAGTGGCAAGCGGATCACCATCGAGTTCAAGGATACTCCGGTCATGGACGCGATCGAGGCCCTGATTGGGGATGCGCCCGTCTCCATCGCTTTCCGTGACATCCCCGAGGACCTCCGCGTAACCGCGACGATCCGGGATGCCTCACCCGAAGAAGCGGTTATGCTGGTGTGCGCAGCCGCCGGCCTCGAGTGGGAGGATGTCGGACGAGACGGCGGAGTAATCCGCATGCCCCCCAGCGTCAGCGTCGGCGGCGCCAGAGTCCCCGTCGTGGGCGCGATGTCTGTCGGTTCGCGGGTATCCCCGACCGCTCCGTTGGCGACGGAAGGCCCTTTCCTAACGACGAGGCTACAAGTCCCTACAGAGGCCCGGTCGGTTTTCCAAGACCTCGCGCGACCGACCTTCGAGGGCGACGACAAGCTTGTTGACCTCGATGTCAAGGACGCTCCGATCCGCGAGGCGATGACCAAGCTCTCCGAGGCTTCCGGCATCCCAATCCACGTCGCGGAGCCCGTGTCCAACGAACTGAAGGTGACGGCGGCGATCTACCGCATGCCAATCGGCGACGTGCTCGCTATGATCGTCAACCAGGCCGGGCTTGCCTACACCGTGTCGTACAGGAAACCCGAGACCCTTACGAAGATGCGCGATGAGGGGCTCATCTCAGGGGAGGACTACGCGGCGCGCAAGGGCAACCCCGAGATCCACATCGTCCCCAAGCCGGAGCTGAGAGTAACCGGCCCTGGTGCGCCGGGCGCTGCCCTAACGTGGAACAGGATTCTCTCGCAGGCGCCGTCCTTGCTCTACCGGCTGCAGTCGGATGATGCGACGCGAGCTGCGTTGACGATCTTGGGGCAGGGGCAACAAACGCCATCCGTTGTCGGCGTGCCAGAGTCTGGCGCGACATGCACCAAGTGTGGACGCGAAGCCCTCGCGCCGGACTGGAAGTTCTGTCCCGCGTGCGGCGCGCCGTCGCCCCACCCCGAGGAGCCCGCGGAAGAAGGCAAATAG
- a CDS encoding RNA polymerase sigma factor, which yields MTEGSPATRAAGRDGALVARAQQGERAALDELYRRHRDYVYTLCFNLCGDREDAQDLLQETFVHAWRGLPKFAGRSSFTTWLYRIAVNVAHDARRRHREPMPTDRNPAADAETIDHVRAALARLRPAHRAVLVLRYSLSLSHQEIAECLHWSLSRAKVTAHRAKRAFKDEYLRLAGRDEIEK from the coding sequence TTGACCGAAGGGAGCCCGGCAACACGCGCTGCGGGACGCGACGGCGCTTTGGTCGCGCGCGCCCAGCAGGGCGAGCGGGCTGCGCTCGACGAGTTGTATCGCCGGCATCGCGATTATGTGTACACGCTCTGTTTCAATCTGTGCGGCGATCGCGAGGACGCCCAGGACCTGCTCCAGGAGACCTTCGTTCATGCCTGGCGCGGCCTGCCCAAGTTCGCCGGTCGGTCGAGCTTCACCACGTGGCTGTATCGCATCGCTGTGAACGTCGCCCATGACGCGCGCCGCCGACACCGAGAGCCTATGCCGACTGACCGCAACCCCGCCGCCGATGCGGAGACGATTGACCACGTTCGCGCGGCGCTGGCACGGCTGCGCCCCGCGCACCGCGCCGTTCTCGTGCTGCGCTATTCCTTGTCGCTCTCACATCAGGAGATCGCCGAGTGCCTGCACTGGTCGCTCAGCCGCGCCAAGGTGACCGCACACCGCGCCAAGCGCGCATTCAAGGACGAGTACCTGCGCCTGGCCGGCCGGGATGAGATCGAGAAGTGA
- a CDS encoding zf-HC2 domain-containing protein: MNCRTARRTLVDYVEGELGAAEQAEITAHLARCVACRAEAAALQQAENALRRLSVIEPAPAATATSRRHPAPRLGRRIRWVWAGVGLATAAVLLAVLVWPHAKTRPASPSANVAMKAEPAELPAPDEAEVVAPAEPPAPPAPVVEEQPRAPRRVVRRPKPAPSVALETPPPVPVPAERPLPEPVAADGRDDAPAGIILLIGEARNSAPASSYYAEMSFPDGAKSVVQQTVERDADNQPRAVRVAYERTGPEAPSPDQGG, from the coding sequence GTGAACTGCCGAACCGCAAGACGAACGTTGGTTGACTACGTCGAGGGCGAGCTTGGCGCCGCCGAGCAGGCGGAAATCACAGCGCACTTGGCGCGCTGCGTTGCCTGCCGGGCGGAAGCCGCCGCCCTGCAGCAAGCCGAGAACGCCCTGCGCAGGCTCAGCGTCATCGAACCTGCTCCTGCGGCTACGGCCACATCGCGCCGCCATCCGGCCCCGCGACTTGGCCGCCGGATCCGGTGGGTGTGGGCCGGCGTGGGGCTCGCGACGGCGGCCGTCCTGCTCGCCGTGCTCGTGTGGCCGCATGCGAAGACGCGACCCGCATCACCGTCCGCCAACGTCGCGATGAAAGCTGAACCAGCCGAGCTGCCCGCGCCCGACGAGGCCGAGGTAGTCGCACCAGCCGAACCGCCTGCGCCTCCCGCACCGGTGGTCGAGGAGCAGCCGCGCGCCCCGCGCCGCGTCGTCCGGCGCCCGAAGCCCGCGCCGAGCGTGGCCCTTGAGACGCCGCCGCCGGTGCCAGTGCCCGCCGAGCGGCCGCTTCCCGAACCGGTTGCTGCAGATGGGCGCGATGATGCGCCGGCCGGCATCATTCTTCTCATCGGTGAAGCGCGCAACTCAGCTCCCGCGTCGAGCTATTATGCCGAGATGTCTTTCCCGGATGGCGCAAAATCGGTCGTCCAGCAGACCGTGGAACGTGACGCAGACAATCAGCCGCGTGCCGTCCGCGTTGCATACGAGCGAACCGGGCCCGAAGCGCCGAGCCCGGACCAGGGGGGCTGA
- a CDS encoding L,D-transpeptidase family protein, whose translation MTTRTRKRRTWRVIGIIIIAVALVALWRNARLIYNRAHDAYFTRAAYPQTDLADLVADYQESHPGAIDKQIVIDKSDGVLQVFVNGELLKRYAVTQGPVPERDKEVEGDMATPEGEFYVSRKNPRSSFHKFLGVSYPTMEDAERGLRDRLITRAEYERVVRAAERRQEPPQNTRLGGNIGIHGGACRTIGCISLTDDEIDELYGFADLGTQIVIRK comes from the coding sequence ATGACCACGCGCACGCGCAAACGAAGAACGTGGCGGGTAATCGGCATCATCATCATCGCCGTCGCGCTCGTCGCGCTGTGGCGCAACGCGCGCCTCATCTACAACCGCGCCCACGACGCTTACTTCACCCGCGCCGCGTACCCGCAGACCGACCTCGCGGACCTCGTTGCGGACTATCAGGAATCACACCCCGGCGCGATCGACAAGCAAATCGTCATTGACAAATCGGACGGCGTGCTGCAGGTCTTCGTCAACGGCGAATTGCTCAAGCGTTACGCGGTCACCCAGGGGCCGGTGCCGGAGCGCGATAAAGAGGTTGAAGGCGACATGGCGACGCCGGAGGGCGAGTTCTACGTCTCCCGCAAGAACCCGCGAAGCTCATTCCACAAGTTCCTCGGCGTCAGCTATCCGACCATGGAGGACGCCGAGCGCGGGCTGAGAGACCGGCTCATCACGCGCGCGGAATACGAACGCGTCGTGCGCGCGGCGGAGCGGCGGCAGGAGCCGCCGCAGAATACTCGCCTCGGCGGCAACATCGGCATCCACGGCGGCGCGTGCCGCACCATCGGCTGCATCTCTCTTACCGACGACGAGATAGACGAACTCTACGGCTTCGCCGACCTGGGCACGCAGATCGTGATACGCAAGTAG
- a CDS encoding tetratricopeptide repeat protein, which produces AICLMAGLLIGYMPQAAWRLFLRGIFTVHLVLVSRIARSKARRLIAAQRRAIGDDPSNAEAHHRLALLEWVADQRPAATQHMETAYELTENDPVVAHNTGIIAAHRGDHPRALELLRRAAQALPPSPPVQANVAYALIQSEQHDEALAAVEAGLRLDDGHMNLRQNRAYLLARRGRYEDAIRDLEYALTNSPRLPEALNNLGVIYHAQRDDAAAIAQFRLALRYDSHYALAHYNLGVGYVVRNEFAEAAERLTRALRSAPDHARVRAELGLAYYGMGQMEQASAEFRRAIEISGSDFEIRYNYGTMQLNEGHIDAAMHELERADQLRQRNADVLINLGLAVYLKGRLPNALNYFRGAVAADEGHAVARYDAGLAYDSLQMLAEGEEQLKHAIEYNPNLAEAYNNLGVVALVQGLTVESVQHFARAVDLLPTSPLPPSNLGLAYYLEGDADAAERALRRALDLDPDLPTARDLLGRTYRDKGNLVSAIEQWEKLVQLEPLNPDAQTNLGLVYFKKGRMADAIACFRKVLTFTPHSPEAHNNLGLAYARNKQLDEAVYHLGRVLDMQPNNPITHSNYGLALYFKGETEKAVFEWMEVTRLAPAYARARGVLSRETAYDESQMVLRPLDRPARVMRFPPRSAPFHHNFEMAWGQALSFQVPWPDVENARRWLERRSRLAERVRRLRVV; this is translated from the coding sequence CGGCCATCTGCCTAATGGCCGGACTGCTCATCGGATACATGCCGCAGGCCGCGTGGCGCCTTTTCCTGCGCGGCATCTTCACCGTGCACCTCGTGCTCGTTTCGCGCATTGCTCGATCCAAGGCGCGCCGCCTCATCGCGGCGCAGCGCAGGGCGATTGGAGACGACCCGAGCAACGCTGAGGCCCACCATCGTCTCGCCCTGCTCGAGTGGGTTGCCGACCAACGTCCGGCGGCGACTCAACACATGGAGACCGCCTACGAACTGACCGAAAACGATCCCGTGGTGGCGCACAACACGGGCATCATTGCCGCACACAGGGGGGACCACCCACGGGCTCTCGAGTTGCTTCGGCGAGCCGCCCAGGCGCTGCCGCCATCGCCCCCCGTCCAGGCTAACGTGGCCTATGCGTTGATCCAATCCGAGCAGCACGACGAGGCGCTCGCGGCGGTGGAAGCGGGCCTGCGGCTGGACGACGGCCACATGAACCTGCGTCAGAACCGCGCCTACCTGCTCGCGCGCCGCGGGAGGTACGAAGACGCGATCCGCGACCTGGAGTACGCTCTCACCAACTCACCGCGCCTGCCCGAAGCGCTCAATAACTTGGGCGTTATCTACCACGCTCAGCGCGACGACGCGGCGGCAATCGCGCAGTTTCGCCTCGCTCTGCGTTACGATTCGCACTACGCCCTCGCGCACTACAACCTCGGCGTCGGCTACGTCGTGCGCAATGAGTTCGCCGAGGCGGCGGAGCGCCTGACGCGCGCCCTGCGCAGCGCTCCCGACCACGCGCGAGTCCGCGCCGAACTCGGGCTGGCCTACTACGGCATGGGCCAGATGGAGCAGGCGTCAGCCGAGTTCCGGCGCGCAATCGAGATCTCGGGCAGCGACTTCGAGATCCGCTACAACTACGGCACGATGCAGCTCAACGAGGGCCACATAGACGCGGCGATGCACGAGTTGGAGCGTGCGGATCAACTGCGCCAGCGGAATGCCGATGTGCTGATCAACCTCGGGCTCGCCGTGTATCTCAAGGGACGGCTGCCCAATGCCCTGAACTACTTCCGCGGGGCGGTCGCGGCGGATGAAGGCCACGCCGTCGCGCGCTACGACGCCGGTCTCGCCTATGACTCGCTGCAGATGCTGGCCGAGGGGGAGGAGCAGCTCAAGCATGCGATAGAGTACAACCCGAATCTGGCCGAGGCCTACAACAACCTCGGCGTCGTCGCCCTGGTGCAGGGGCTGACCGTGGAATCGGTGCAGCACTTCGCCCGTGCGGTTGACCTGCTGCCCACCAGCCCGCTGCCGCCGTCCAACCTCGGCCTCGCCTATTACCTGGAGGGCGACGCCGACGCCGCCGAGCGCGCCCTTCGGCGCGCCCTCGACCTCGACCCCGATCTGCCCACCGCGAGAGACCTCCTCGGTCGCACCTACCGCGACAAGGGCAATCTCGTGAGCGCCATCGAGCAGTGGGAGAAGCTCGTTCAGTTGGAACCGCTCAACCCCGACGCGCAGACCAACCTCGGCCTCGTTTACTTCAAGAAAGGCCGCATGGCGGATGCCATCGCGTGCTTCCGCAAGGTGCTTACGTTCACCCCGCATTCCCCGGAGGCGCACAACAACCTCGGCCTCGCCTACGCCCGCAACAAGCAGCTTGACGAAGCCGTGTACCACCTCGGCCGGGTGTTGGACATGCAGCCCAACAACCCGATTACCCACAGCAACTACGGGCTGGCGCTCTACTTCAAGGGCGAGACGGAGAAGGCCGTCTTCGAGTGGATGGAGGTGACGCGGTTGGCACCGGCCTACGCCCGCGCGCGCGGTGTGTTGTCGCGCGAAACGGCGTATGACGAGTCGCAGATGGTGCTGCGTCCCCTCGACCGCCCCGCGCGGGTGATGCGATTCCCGCCGCGCAGCGCTCCCTTCCATCACAACTTCGAGATGGCGTGGGGTCAGGCGCTCTCCTTCCAGGTGCCGTGGCCTGATGTCGAGAATGCGCGGCGCTGGTTGGAGCGGCGCAGCCGCTTGGCCGAGCGCGTACGCCGGCTCCGGGTTGTGTGA